A stretch of the Aegilops tauschii subsp. strangulata cultivar AL8/78 chromosome 4, Aet v6.0, whole genome shotgun sequence genome encodes the following:
- the LOC109742584 gene encoding oxalate oxidase GF-2.8, with protein MGCSKTLVAGLLAMLFLAPTILATDPDPLQDFCVADLDGKAISVNGHTCKPMSEAGDDFLFSSKLAKAGNTSTPNGSAVTELDVAEWPGTNTLGVSMNRVDFAPGGTNPPHIHPRATEIGIVMKGELLVGILSSLDSGNKLYSRVVRAGETFLIPRGLMHFQFNVGKTEASMVVSFNSQNPGIVFVPLTLFGSNPPIPTPVLTKALRVEAGVVELLKSKFAAGF; from the coding sequence ATGGGGTGCTCTAAAACCCTAGTAGCTGGTCTCTTGGCCATGCTCTTCCTAGCTCCGACCATCCTAGCCACCGACCCTGATCCTCTCCAGGACTTCTGCGTCGCCGACCTCGACGGCAAGGCAATCTCGGTGAACGGGCACACATGCAAGCCCATGTCGGAGGCCGGCGACGACTTCCTCTTCTCATCCAAGCTGGCCAAGGCTGGCAACACGTCCACTCCTAACGGCTCGGCCGTGACGGAGCTCGATGTGGCAGAGTGGCCCGGCACAAACACGCTGGGCGTGTCCATGAACCGCGTGGACTTTGCGCCCGGAGGCACCAACCCGCCACACATCCACCCGCGTGCCACCGAGATCGGCATCGTGATGAAAGGTGAGCTCCTCGTGGGAATCCTCAGCAGCCTTGACTCTGGGAACAAGCTCTACTCCAGGGTGGTGCGCGCCGGAGAGACGTTCCTCATCCCGCGGGGCCTCATGCACTTCCAGTTCAATGTCGGGAAGACCGAGGCCTCCATGGTCGTCTCCTTCAACAGCCAGAACCCCGGCATCGTCTTCGTGCCACTCACGCTCTTCGGCTCCAACCCACCCATCCCGACACCGGTGCTCACCAAGGCGCTCCGGGTAGAGGCCGGGGTCGTGGAACTTCTCAAGTCCAAGTTTGCCGCTGGGTTTTAA
- the LOC109742583 gene encoding oxalate oxidase GF-2.8 yields the protein MGYSKTLVAGLFAMLLLAPAVLATDPDPLQDFCVADLDGKAVSVNGHTCKPMSEAGDDFLFSSKLAKAGNTSTPNGSAVTELDVAEWPGTNTLGVSMNRVDFAPGGTNPSHIHPRATEIGIVMKGELLVGILGSLDSGNKLYSRVVRAGETFLIPRGLMHFQFNVGKTEASMVVSFNSQNPGIVFVPLTLFGSNPPIPTPVLTKALRVEARVVELLKSKFAAGF from the coding sequence ATGGGGTACTCCAAAACCCTAGTAGCTGGCCTGTTCGCAATGCTGTTACTAGCTCCGGCCGTCTTGGCCACCGACCCAGACCCTCTCCAGGACTTCTGTGTCGCCGACCTCGACGGCAAGGCGGTCTCGGTGAACGGGCACACGTGCAAGCCCATGTCGGAGGCCGGCGACGACTTCCTCTTCTCGTCCAAGTTGGCCAAGGCGGGCAACACGTCCACCCCGAACGGCTCCGCCGTGACGGAGCTCGACGTGGCCGAGTGGCCCGGTACCAACACGCTGGGTGTGTCCATGAACCGCGTGGACTTTGCTCCCGGAGGCACCAACCCATCACACATCCACCCGCGTGCCACCGAGATCGGCATCGTGATGAAAGGTGAGCTTCTCGTGGGAATCCTTGGCAGCCTCGACTCCGGGAACAAGCTCTACTCGAGGGTGGTGCGCGCCGGAGAGACGTTCCTCATCCCACGGGGCCTCATGCACTTCCAGTTCAACGTCGGTAAGACCGAGGCCTCCATGGTCGTCTCCTTCAACAGCCAGAACCCCGGCATTGTCTTCGTGCCCCTCACGCTCTTCGGCTCCAACCCGCCCATCCCAACGCCGGTGCTCACCAAGGCACTCCGGGTGGAGGCCAGGGTCGTGGAACTTCTCAAGTCCAAGTTTGCCGCTGGGTTTTAA